One Mugil cephalus isolate CIBA_MC_2020 chromosome 10, CIBA_Mcephalus_1.1, whole genome shotgun sequence genomic window carries:
- the st3gal2 gene encoding CMP-N-acetylneuraminate-beta-galactosamide-alpha-2,3-sialyltransferase 2 has product MSGGLVVGGGSNGGGGGGGGGGGGGGGEKGGSRVRCSRRIWVLLGSLVLVFLTSLFVSVSLRGGVSFNYLEPPGWEESRRVKLVPSYVGAHQLSHPDTQQQKTCACPRCVGDPGVSDWFDENYDPDISPVWTRDNIQLPSDVYYWWVMLQPQFKPHSIQQVLLRLFQVIPGRSPYGSWDPGRCLRCAVVGNSGNLRGAGYGATIDGHNYIMRINLAPTVGYEEDAGSHTTHHFMYPESAKNLAANVSFVLVPFKTLDLVWITSALSTGQIRFTYAPVKQFLRVDKDKVQIFNPAFFKYIHDHWTRHHGRYPSTGMLVLFFALHVCDEVNVFGFGADSRGNWHHYWEQNRYSGEFRKTGVHDADYEAQIIQRLAKAGKITVFPGK; this is encoded by the exons ATGAGCGGAGGCTTGGTTGTAGGTGGAGGTAGTaacgggggaggaggaggaggaggagggggaggtgggggaggagggggggagaaaggagGCAGCAGGGTGCGATGTTCCCGCAGGATCTGGGTTCTCCTCGGCTCCCTGGTGCTCGTCTTCCTCACCTCGCTCTTCGTGTCGGTCTCGCTGCGCGGGGGGGTCAGCTTCAACTACCTGGAGCCGCCCGGGTGGGAGGAGTCGCGGCGGGTGAAGCTGGTGCCCAGCTACGTGGGCGCGCACCAGCTGTCACACCCCGACACCCAGCAACAGAAGACATGCGCCTGCCCGCGCTGCGTCGGAGACCCCGGCGTTTCTGATTGGTTCGACGAGAACTACGACCCGGATATCTCACCGGTCTGGACCAGAGACAACATCCAGCTGCCCTCTGATGTCTACTACTGGTGGGTG ATGCTGCAGCCCCAGTTTAAACCCCACAGCATCCAGCAGGTGCTGCTGAGACTGTTCCAG GTGATTCCCGGGAGGTCGCCGTACGGCTCGTGGGACCCGGGACGCTGCCTGCGCTGCGCGGTGGTGGGAAACTCCGGAAACCTCCGCGGGGCCGGATATGGGGCGACCATCGACGGGCACAACTACATCATGAG AATAAACCTGGCCCCGACGGTGGGCTACGAGGAAGACGCGGGCAGCCACACCACCCACCACTTCATGTACCCGGAGAGCGCCAAGAACCTGGCGGCCAACGTCAGCTTCGTCCTGGTCCCCTTCAAAACGCTGGATCTGGTCTGGATCACCAGCGCCCTCTCCACCGGCCAGATTCGATT tacTTACGCTCCAGTGAAGCAGTTCCTCCGTGTCGATAAAGATAAG GTTCAGATCTTCAACCCTGCGTTCTTCAAATACATCCACGACCACTGGACCAGACATCATGGACGCTACCCCTCCACTGGCATGCTAGTGCTTTTCTTTGCTCTGCACGTCTGCGATGAG GTTAACGTGTTCGGTTTCGGGGCAGACAGTCGAGGAAACTGGCACCACTACTGGGAGCAAAACCGCTACTCCGGAGAGTTCAGGAAGACGGGCGTCCACGACGCAGACTACGAAGCCCAGATCATCCAGCGGCTGGCCAAGGCCGGAAAGATCACAGTATTCCCTGGGAAATAA